One Leptospira saintgironsiae DNA window includes the following coding sequences:
- a CDS encoding YeeE/YedE thiosulfate transporter family protein translates to TIEYPIVETAKAVKIPIRPVLSFLILGILFFLAVWISKKGKDPDTFRTSSNFPKNILEGRWPSWIGGIGAGVLSFVYYLRVRPVGVTSELGRLSREVGNLLQIIPTRLEGLDTISGCVTSAEGARFFTINAVFVLSLVFGSFGSAVGAKQFSFSLGENPGFKAGISLFGGIFLGWGAMVSIGCTFGTFFSGISAHSLSGFVFAIGLVPGILAGLALLKIK, encoded by the coding sequence AACTATTGAGTATCCGATAGTTGAAACTGCTAAAGCGGTTAAGATCCCAATAAGACCGGTACTTTCTTTTTTAATATTAGGAATCCTTTTCTTTTTAGCAGTGTGGATCTCTAAAAAAGGAAAAGATCCCGACACATTTCGCACTTCTTCCAATTTTCCTAAAAATATTTTAGAAGGAAGATGGCCTTCTTGGATAGGCGGGATCGGAGCGGGAGTTCTTTCCTTCGTTTATTATTTAAGAGTTAGACCCGTCGGAGTCACTTCTGAATTGGGCAGATTAAGCAGAGAAGTCGGAAACTTACTCCAGATCATTCCGACCCGATTAGAGGGATTGGATACTATCTCCGGATGTGTGACTTCTGCAGAAGGCGCCAGATTTTTTACGATCAATGCAGTATTCGTTCTAAGTTTAGTCTTTGGCTCCTTCGGTTCCGCAGTAGGAGCCAAACAATTCTCCTTTAGCTTGGGGGAAAATCCAGGATTTAAAGCGGGGATCTCCTTGTTCGGCGGTATCTTTTTAGGATGGGGAGCAATGGTCTCAATAGGTTGCACCTTTGGGACATTCTTTTCCGGAATTTCAGCACACTCACTTTCCGGTTTTGTGTTTGCTATCGGACTCGTTCCGGGCATTCTCGCTGGATTAGCATTATTAAAGATCAAATAA